In a genomic window of Pontibacter liquoris:
- a CDS encoding NupC/NupG family nucleoside CNT transporter: MLDILRGLIGLVVLLSIGFLFSKNRRAINWKLVGFGVFLQILFGVLVTQVPLIADGFAAVSRGFVTFLDFSQAGAQFLFGNLADPGKNNGLGFIFAFSVLPTIIFFSTVSSGLYYLGVLQKIVYGIAWVMSKGMRLSGAESLSAAGNIFLGQTEAPLLVRPFISRMTKSELMCLMTGGMATLAGGVLAAYVSFLGGNDPALKAVFAAHLLTASIMNAPAGIVLAKMLVPETEPEKINTELEVSDEQLGVNLVDALSRGAADGLRLAANVGGMLMAFIAVIALVNYLLTDMIGVWTGLNGWVVASIAGRFDGFSLQYILGQIFRVFAFIMGVPWVDTLQVGSLLGQKTAINEFVAYLDLAEMKNAGSISPKSIVMATYALCGFSNFSSIAIQIGGIGGMAPNQQGNLSKLGFMALLGASLACMMTATVAGMLYGL; encoded by the coding sequence ATGTTAGATATTCTTAGAGGGCTCATTGGCTTAGTGGTCTTGTTGTCCATTGGCTTCTTATTTTCAAAAAACAGAAGAGCAATAAACTGGAAGCTTGTAGGATTCGGTGTTTTCCTGCAAATTCTATTTGGCGTACTGGTTACGCAGGTACCCTTAATTGCAGATGGTTTTGCGGCCGTAAGCCGGGGTTTTGTTACGTTTCTTGATTTCTCTCAGGCCGGCGCCCAGTTTCTTTTCGGCAACCTGGCCGATCCGGGTAAGAACAACGGGCTGGGGTTTATCTTTGCTTTTTCAGTACTGCCTACTATCATTTTCTTTTCTACTGTTTCCTCGGGCTTATACTACCTGGGCGTGCTGCAGAAGATCGTGTATGGTATTGCCTGGGTAATGTCTAAAGGCATGCGCCTGTCGGGTGCCGAGAGCCTTTCTGCTGCCGGCAACATCTTCCTGGGGCAAACAGAAGCCCCTTTGCTGGTGCGGCCTTTTATTTCCCGCATGACGAAGTCAGAACTGATGTGCCTCATGACGGGAGGTATGGCAACCCTGGCTGGTGGTGTGCTGGCTGCTTATGTATCTTTTCTGGGGGGCAATGACCCGGCCCTGAAAGCGGTATTTGCTGCCCACCTGCTCACAGCCTCTATCATGAACGCACCGGCAGGTATCGTGCTAGCTAAAATGCTGGTGCCCGAAACTGAGCCGGAAAAGATCAATACCGAGCTGGAAGTAAGTGACGAGCAGCTGGGCGTGAACCTGGTCGATGCCCTTTCGCGGGGTGCGGCGGATGGTCTGCGGCTTGCAGCCAACGTAGGTGGCATGCTGATGGCCTTCATTGCCGTAATTGCATTGGTTAACTACCTGCTGACCGATATGATCGGTGTCTGGACGGGCCTGAATGGGTGGGTTGTAGCCAGCATTGCCGGTCGTTTTGATGGTTTTTCGCTGCAGTATATTTTGGGTCAGATCTTCCGGGTATTTGCCTTTATTATGGGCGTTCCGTGGGTAGACACCTTGCAGGTAGGCAGTTTGCTGGGGCAAAAAACGGCTATCAACGAGTTTGTGGCTTACCTGGATCTGGCAGAAATGAAAAATGCCGGTTCTATTTCACCAAAGTCTATTGTAATGGCTACTTACGCACTTTGCGGTTTCTCTAACTTCAGTTCCATCGCAATACAGATCGGTGGCATTGGTGGTATGGCGCCAAATCAGCAGGGCAACCTATCCAAGCTAGGGTTTATGGCGTTGCTGGGAGCCTCGCTGGCCTGTATGATGACGGCTACAGTGGCAGGAATGCTGTATGGCCTGTAA
- a CDS encoding electron transfer flavoprotein subunit beta/FixA family protein, with protein MKILVCISNVPDTTSKINFTADNKSFDKNGVQFVINPWDEYALTRAIELKEAKGGSVTVLNVGEADAEPNIRKALAIGADDAIRVNAHPTDAFFVAQQIAAIAQEEKYDIILMGKESIDFNGFQVHNMVGELLGIPSVTPAFKLDLVDDTTARLEREIEGGKEVVEVKLPFVASAQQPMSEPRIPNMRGIMTARTKPLKVVEPVSTAAKTEYVNFSKPEKKGGVKMIDPENAGELISLLRNEAKVL; from the coding sequence ATGAAAATATTAGTTTGCATCAGTAACGTACCGGATACTACATCCAAGATAAATTTTACGGCTGATAACAAATCCTTTGACAAAAATGGCGTCCAGTTCGTGATCAACCCCTGGGACGAATACGCGTTAACCAGGGCCATTGAGCTGAAAGAAGCCAAAGGCGGTTCGGTAACCGTATTGAACGTAGGGGAGGCCGATGCCGAGCCAAATATCCGGAAAGCACTTGCCATTGGCGCCGATGATGCCATCCGTGTGAACGCGCACCCGACCGATGCCTTTTTTGTGGCGCAGCAGATTGCCGCTATCGCCCAAGAAGAGAAGTATGATATCATTTTGATGGGCAAAGAGTCCATCGATTTTAACGGTTTTCAGGTACACAACATGGTAGGCGAACTGCTGGGCATCCCTTCGGTAACGCCTGCTTTTAAGCTGGACCTGGTAGATGATACGACAGCCCGCCTGGAGCGTGAAATTGAAGGGGGCAAAGAGGTGGTGGAAGTAAAACTGCCTTTTGTGGCCAGCGCGCAGCAGCCTATGTCTGAGCCCCGCATTCCCAATATGCGCGGTATTATGACGGCCCGCACCAAGCCCCTGAAAGTGGTGGAGCCCGTATCAACTGCGGCAAAAACGGAATACGTCAACTTTAGCAAGCCCGAGAAAAAAGGCGGCGTAAAGATGATCGATCCGGAAAATGCCGGAGAATTAATTTCATTATTACGAAACGAAGCTAAAGTACTATAA
- a CDS encoding SDR family oxidoreductase: MELEGKIAVVTGVSKGIGLATVQALLAKGMKVAGWGRTAPDLQHENFSFFECDVRYPESVQRAFDQTITQLGIHVSVLVNNAGLGIAGKLDEISVDDWQLMFDTNVNGVFYASRLVLPEMKEQEEGHIVNISSIAGTTGVELMSGYCGSKHAVRGISHALYKEVRDYGVKVTCIYPGSVQTNFFDNIEGVTVSSNMMRPEDIAYTILHVLESHPNYHHVDIEVRPLMPKGKRQK; the protein is encoded by the coding sequence ATGGAATTAGAAGGTAAGATAGCTGTGGTTACGGGCGTAAGTAAGGGCATTGGCCTTGCCACCGTGCAGGCACTGCTCGCCAAAGGAATGAAAGTAGCCGGCTGGGGCCGCACCGCGCCCGATTTGCAGCATGAAAATTTCAGCTTCTTCGAATGCGATGTGCGTTATCCTGAGTCAGTGCAGCGGGCCTTTGATCAGACCATCACACAGCTGGGTATTCATGTGTCGGTGCTGGTGAACAACGCCGGCCTGGGTATAGCCGGAAAGCTGGATGAAATATCGGTAGACGACTGGCAGCTGATGTTTGATACCAACGTAAATGGTGTTTTTTACGCATCAAGGCTGGTTTTGCCGGAAATGAAAGAACAGGAAGAAGGGCACATCGTGAACATTTCGTCCATTGCCGGTACCACCGGTGTGGAGCTGATGTCAGGTTACTGCGGCTCCAAGCATGCCGTGCGCGGTATATCGCATGCCTTGTATAAAGAGGTGCGCGACTATGGCGTAAAAGTAACCTGCATCTACCCGGGCTCCGTGCAAACCAATTTCTTCGATAACATAGAAGGCGTTACGGTAAGCAGCAACATGATGCGCCCGGAAGACATTGCCTATACGATATTGCATGTGCTGGAATCACATCCCAACTATCATCATGTCGATATCGAAGTGCGCCCGCTGATGCCCAAAGGAAAACGGCAGAAATAA
- a CDS encoding phosphoribosylanthranilate isomerase, translating into MIRHGHKPHVKICCISSIQEAHTAIQQGASALGLVGEMPSGPGVISDTLIREIARLIPPPIASFLLTSHTTPARILQHHDRVHTNTIQLVDALAPEGYQQLREALPGIKLVQVVHVLGEESVEEAQQAAEHADAILLDSGNPKLPVKELGGTGRIHDWVISRKIRESISKPLFLAGGLNADNVREAIEVVQPFGVDLCSGVRTNGLLDPYKLEKFFEAIEKV; encoded by the coding sequence ATGATCAGACACGGGCACAAGCCGCATGTGAAAATCTGTTGCATCAGCAGCATACAGGAAGCGCATACCGCCATACAGCAAGGTGCTTCGGCGTTAGGGCTGGTGGGAGAAATGCCCAGTGGCCCGGGGGTGATCAGTGATACGCTTATCCGGGAGATTGCCCGGCTGATTCCGCCGCCCATTGCGTCTTTTCTACTAACCAGTCATACTACTCCGGCGCGTATCCTTCAGCATCATGACCGGGTGCATACCAACACCATCCAGCTGGTGGATGCGCTGGCACCGGAAGGCTATCAACAGCTCCGCGAGGCCTTGCCGGGCATAAAACTGGTGCAGGTGGTGCATGTGCTGGGCGAAGAGAGCGTGGAAGAAGCGCAACAGGCTGCCGAACATGCCGATGCCATCCTATTGGATTCGGGTAACCCGAAACTGCCGGTGAAAGAACTGGGCGGCACCGGCCGCATACACGACTGGGTCATTAGCCGGAAAATACGCGAAAGCATCAGCAAGCCCCTTTTCTTGGCAGGCGGCTTAAACGCAGACAATGTGCGGGAGGCCATTGAAGTGGTGCAGCCCTTTGGCGTTGACCTCTGCAGCGGAGTGCGCACCAACGGCCTGCTGGACCCGTATAAACTGGAGAAATTCTTTGAAGCAATAGAGAAAGTATAA
- a CDS encoding tetratricopeptide repeat protein: protein MNQNRLEQLLKFLADDPNDPFTLYALATEYRASDVEKARSYYEQLLAEHENYVGTYYHAAKLYEELGQQDVAARIYKKGLQISRQEGNMHAFSELQQAYNKMMGLDYEDD, encoded by the coding sequence ATGAATCAGAACAGATTAGAGCAACTCCTCAAGTTTCTGGCAGACGACCCAAACGACCCTTTTACCTTGTATGCCCTTGCCACAGAATACCGCGCTTCCGATGTGGAAAAAGCCCGCTCATACTATGAGCAACTGCTGGCCGAGCACGAAAATTACGTAGGCACTTACTACCATGCCGCCAAACTATACGAAGAGCTTGGGCAGCAGGATGTAGCAGCGCGCATCTACAAAAAAGGGCTGCAGATAAGCCGCCAGGAAGGCAACATGCATGCTTTTTCAGAACTACAGCAGGCTTACAACAAAATGATGGGCCTCGATTACGAAGACGATTAA
- a CDS encoding DUF2279 domain-containing protein: MSILEAMFQRQLYFILLFAGLLVCRPVASAAQAPLPDSARVNQKRLLLLGVTLGVGYTGMVVSLNKAWYKEQERTRFHFFNDNAEWKQMDKTGHFWGAFQQSRAGADLLRWSGVPDKKAIIYGGLLGIALQTPVELFDGYQAAYGASAGDMLANALGSAAVISQELAWQEIRIMPKYSFHTTRFAGMRPAVLGSSSSEQALKDYNGQTYWLSVDVGAFLKTETRYPRWLNLAIGYGAEEMVYNHVPANKALGLQAHRQFYLSPDLNLLYFRGNSKFLNSALYLLSMVKVPAPTLEYNSKRGFKLHPLYF; this comes from the coding sequence TTGAGTATCTTAGAGGCTATGTTCCAGCGGCAGCTATACTTTATACTTCTATTTGCAGGCCTGCTGGTTTGCCGGCCCGTGGCTTCAGCGGCGCAGGCACCACTGCCAGACTCTGCCCGTGTAAACCAGAAGCGGCTGCTCTTACTAGGGGTAACCTTGGGAGTTGGATATACCGGTATGGTGGTTTCCTTGAACAAGGCATGGTATAAGGAGCAGGAACGTACCCGCTTTCATTTTTTCAACGACAATGCCGAGTGGAAGCAAATGGACAAGACCGGTCACTTCTGGGGGGCGTTTCAGCAAAGTCGTGCTGGGGCAGATCTTTTGCGCTGGTCGGGTGTTCCGGACAAGAAAGCGATCATATATGGCGGGCTGCTGGGGATTGCCCTCCAAACACCTGTAGAGCTTTTTGACGGCTATCAGGCAGCCTACGGGGCCTCAGCTGGCGATATGCTGGCCAACGCCCTGGGCTCTGCGGCGGTCATCTCGCAGGAACTTGCCTGGCAGGAGATCCGCATCATGCCCAAGTACTCGTTTCATACGACCCGCTTTGCCGGCATGCGACCCGCTGTGCTGGGCAGCAGCAGTAGCGAACAGGCCCTGAAGGATTATAACGGGCAAACATACTGGCTCTCGGTGGATGTAGGTGCTTTTCTGAAAACCGAAACGCGTTACCCTCGGTGGCTGAACCTGGCCATAGGCTATGGCGCCGAAGAGATGGTATACAACCACGTCCCTGCCAACAAGGCACTGGGCCTGCAGGCACACCGCCAGTTTTACCTCAGCCCCGACCTGAACCTGCTATACTTTAGAGGCAACAGTAAATTCCTGAATTCCGCTCTATATCTGCTCAGCATGGTAAAAGTGCCGGCACCCACCCTGGAATACAACAGCAAAAGGGGTTTTAAGCTGCACCCGCTGTATTTTTAA
- the gldA gene encoding gliding motility-associated ABC transporter ATP-binding subunit GldA codes for MSVEVKHLTKVFGAQRAVDDISFTVEQGQILGFLGPNGAGKSTTMKIATCYLPPTAGTILVNGHDVVQDPIAVRRLVGYLPEHNPLYLDMYVHEYLLFTASVYGLKGRQAQSRVQEMVELCGLTLEQGKKIGALSKGYRQRVGLAQALVHDPPVLILDEPTTGLDPNQIVEIRSLIRRVGENKTVLFSTHIMQEVAAICDRVVIINHGKLVADSDVKSLQAGNRNEKVTLVEFEQPIAAEALQQIPGVLEVSIAQGNTYRVTSHRDADIRSSVFRIAAEQHLPLVGLRQEENSLEKVFQELTKES; via the coding sequence TTGTCTGTTGAAGTAAAGCATCTTACCAAAGTCTTCGGCGCGCAACGTGCGGTGGATGACATTTCCTTTACCGTGGAGCAGGGGCAGATCCTAGGTTTCCTGGGGCCGAACGGAGCCGGAAAATCCACAACCATGAAAATTGCGACCTGCTACCTGCCCCCCACAGCCGGCACGATACTGGTGAATGGCCACGATGTGGTGCAGGACCCGATTGCCGTGCGCCGCCTGGTGGGCTACCTGCCGGAGCACAATCCCCTTTACCTGGACATGTATGTGCACGAGTACTTGCTTTTTACAGCCTCGGTATATGGCCTAAAGGGCCGGCAGGCGCAAAGCCGTGTGCAGGAAATGGTGGAGTTGTGTGGCCTCACGCTGGAACAGGGCAAGAAGATCGGGGCACTTTCCAAGGGCTATCGCCAGCGGGTGGGCCTGGCGCAGGCGCTGGTGCACGACCCGCCGGTGCTTATACTTGATGAGCCAACCACAGGACTGGATCCGAACCAGATCGTGGAGATCCGTTCCCTCATCAGGCGGGTGGGGGAGAATAAGACTGTGCTTTTCTCCACGCACATCATGCAGGAAGTGGCGGCTATCTGCGACCGGGTGGTGATCATTAACCACGGCAAACTGGTGGCTGACAGTGATGTGAAAAGCCTGCAGGCCGGCAACCGCAACGAAAAAGTAACTTTGGTGGAGTTTGAGCAACCGATTGCTGCGGAGGCGCTGCAACAGATCCCGGGTGTGCTGGAGGTAAGTATAGCGCAAGGAAATACGTACCGCGTTACCTCGCACCGCGATGCTGATATCCGCTCCAGCGTGTTCCGTATTGCCGCCGAACAGCACTTGCCCTTGGTCGGATTGCGGCAGGAAGAGAACTCCCTTGAAAAGGTCTTCCAAGAACTCACCAAAGAAAGTTAA
- a CDS encoding electron transfer flavoprotein subunit alpha/FixB family protein, giving the protein MSVLVFVEGLNGEIKKSSLEAAFYGSQVAQTLGTTATAVAIGDVHQDALARLGEQGISKVLYDSDERLKQFVADAYVKVIAAAAQKENAKVLVFSNSNIGAAVGSKLAVRLQGSLATNVTTLPKTENGAFTVTRSVFSGKAFADVALTSEVKIIAVKKNALEIGAAAGNAAAVESFSAALSDADFAAAPKETVMQDSEGGVLLPEAEIVVSGGRGLKGPENWHLVEDLAKALGAATACSKPVSDLDWRPHHEHVGQTGITISPNLYIAIGISGAIQHLAGVNSSKVIVVINKDPEAPFFKAADYGIVGDAFEVVPKLIEAAKALDK; this is encoded by the coding sequence ATGTCTGTACTAGTATTTGTAGAAGGTCTTAACGGAGAGATCAAGAAATCGTCTTTAGAGGCGGCATTTTATGGAAGCCAGGTAGCCCAAACCCTGGGAACTACAGCCACCGCCGTGGCCATTGGCGATGTGCACCAGGATGCGCTTGCCAGATTAGGCGAGCAGGGTATAAGCAAAGTGCTGTATGACAGTGACGAGCGGCTGAAGCAGTTCGTAGCCGATGCTTATGTAAAAGTAATTGCCGCTGCTGCGCAGAAAGAAAACGCCAAAGTGCTGGTGTTCTCTAATTCAAACATTGGCGCGGCGGTAGGTTCTAAGCTGGCCGTACGCCTGCAGGGCTCGCTGGCTACCAACGTAACTACCCTGCCAAAAACAGAAAATGGCGCTTTTACCGTTACTCGCAGCGTTTTTTCAGGCAAAGCTTTTGCTGATGTAGCCCTTACGTCTGAAGTGAAGATCATTGCCGTGAAGAAAAATGCCCTGGAGATCGGTGCTGCTGCTGGCAATGCCGCTGCTGTGGAGAGCTTTTCAGCGGCCCTTTCAGATGCTGATTTTGCCGCTGCTCCAAAAGAGACCGTAATGCAGGATTCGGAAGGTGGCGTGTTGCTGCCTGAGGCCGAGATTGTGGTATCCGGCGGTCGTGGCCTGAAAGGGCCTGAAAACTGGCACCTGGTAGAGGATCTGGCAAAAGCCCTTGGCGCGGCCACCGCTTGTTCCAAACCGGTTTCGGACCTGGACTGGCGCCCGCACCATGAGCACGTAGGCCAGACGGGGATCACCATCAGCCCGAACTTATATATTGCCATTGGTATATCCGGTGCTATCCAGCACCTGGCAGGGGTTAACTCTTCTAAAGTGATTGTCGTTATTAATAAGGATCCGGAAGCGCCCTTCTTTAAAGCCGCTGATTATGGCATAGTAGGCGACGCTTTCGAGGTGGTTCCTAAATTAATAGAAGCTGCCAAAGCGTTAGACAAATAG
- a CDS encoding bifunctional nuclease family protein — translation MKKIQLEILGLSSSQSQTGSFALVLGERDGNRRLPIIIGMFEAQSIAIQIEKINPNRPLTHDLFKTFAEQVNVSITEILISDLKEGVFYSRIMCTDGTKDFELDARPSDAIAIGLRFGVPIYTVESVLSEAGIILSDLEDEEENEEMAVKSSTSSTSSSSSSGAKESLSQTSVDELNKMLNDALEKEDYERAAKIRDELNKRN, via the coding sequence GTGAAGAAAATTCAGCTAGAGATACTCGGGCTCTCCTCCAGCCAGTCCCAGACGGGATCGTTTGCGCTTGTACTGGGCGAGAGAGATGGAAACAGAAGGTTGCCCATTATTATCGGCATGTTTGAAGCCCAATCTATTGCCATCCAGATAGAGAAGATCAACCCTAACCGGCCTCTTACCCACGACCTGTTCAAAACTTTTGCCGAACAGGTAAATGTAAGTATAACCGAAATTCTGATTTCGGACCTGAAGGAAGGGGTGTTCTACTCCCGGATCATGTGCACGGACGGCACCAAAGATTTCGAACTCGATGCCCGTCCTTCGGATGCGATCGCCATCGGGCTGCGCTTCGGCGTGCCTATTTATACGGTGGAGAGCGTTTTATCGGAAGCAGGTATTATTCTGAGCGATCTGGAAGACGAAGAAGAGAACGAGGAGATGGCCGTGAAAAGCAGCACCTCCAGCACTTCTTCTTCCAGCAGTTCGGGAGCCAAAGAATCCCTCAGCCAGACTTCTGTGGATGAATTGAATAAAATGCTCAACGATGCCCTGGAGAAGGAAGACTACGAACGGGCTGCCAAAATACGGGATGAGTTAAATAAGCGTAACTAA
- a CDS encoding MlaE family ABC transporter permease, with amino-acid sequence MLQYFGKYLLFITSLFSRGESARILFNRTIDEAILIGINSIAIVAIVSTFIGAVTCVQVSYNLNNAFIPRSTIGFMVREMTILELAPTITSIVLAGKVGSSIAGGLGTMQITEQVDALEVMGINSASYLVLPKIIAALLVFPMLVILSMFLSIAGGYIAGTLSGELTAQEYITGIREDFIGYNITFALIKSVVFAFLISTISSFRGYFTAGGALEVGAASTAAVTNSVIAVLIADFVCAQLLL; translated from the coding sequence ATGCTGCAGTATTTCGGAAAGTATTTACTTTTTATCACCAGCCTGTTTTCACGCGGCGAGTCGGCCCGCATCCTTTTTAACAGGACGATCGATGAGGCCATTCTGATCGGGATCAACTCCATTGCCATTGTGGCCATCGTCTCCACTTTTATCGGCGCTGTGACCTGTGTGCAGGTATCCTATAACCTCAACAATGCCTTCATACCCCGGTCTACCATCGGCTTTATGGTGCGCGAGATGACGATCCTGGAACTGGCTCCTACTATCACTTCCATTGTGCTGGCCGGCAAGGTAGGCTCTAGTATAGCCGGTGGCCTGGGCACCATGCAGATCACCGAACAGGTAGATGCCCTGGAAGTGATGGGCATTAACTCGGCTTCTTACCTGGTGCTGCCTAAAATCATTGCCGCGCTGCTGGTGTTCCCCATGCTGGTCATTTTGTCTATGTTCCTGTCCATTGCAGGCGGCTATATAGCGGGCACGCTTTCCGGCGAACTTACCGCACAGGAATATATTACAGGCATCCGCGAAGACTTTATCGGGTATAACATCACCTTTGCTCTGATCAAGTCTGTTGTATTTGCTTTTCTGATCTCAACAATCTCTTCTTTCAGAGGTTACTTCACAGCAGGTGGGGCCCTGGAAGTGGGCGCCGCCAGTACCGCAGCCGTTACCAACAGCGTTATTGCCGTATTAATAGCAGACTTTGTGTGTGCACAGCTCCTGCTATAA
- a CDS encoding SDR family oxidoreductase, with protein MQRYILVTGGTKGIGKAVIEQFAGEGFHIITCSRNEKDLQKLKLEIEQRFTFSKVFYRAADLSDRLALNAFASYVKGLNVKVDVLVNNSGLFIPGKITEENDEALPFMINTNLYSAYYLTRAFVPDMIQRRSGHIFNLCSTASITPYINGGSYCISKFAVYGMTKVLREELKEHNVRVTAILPGATLTASWEGVDLPPERFIKPEDVAVSIYNAYTLSESSVVEELLIRPQLGDI; from the coding sequence ATGCAACGATACATTTTGGTGACCGGAGGTACCAAAGGAATCGGTAAGGCCGTGATAGAGCAGTTTGCCGGCGAAGGCTTTCATATTATCACTTGTTCCCGAAACGAAAAGGACTTGCAAAAGTTGAAGCTTGAAATTGAACAGCGGTTTACTTTTAGCAAAGTATTTTACCGGGCTGCCGATTTAAGCGATAGATTGGCCTTAAATGCGTTTGCCAGCTATGTAAAAGGGCTGAACGTGAAAGTGGATGTGCTGGTAAATAACAGCGGCCTGTTTATCCCGGGCAAAATAACGGAGGAAAACGACGAGGCCCTGCCTTTCATGATCAATACCAACCTGTATAGCGCTTATTATTTAACCCGCGCCTTTGTGCCGGACATGATCCAGCGTCGCTCGGGCCATATATTTAACCTTTGCTCTACGGCCAGCATCACGCCTTATATTAATGGGGGCTCTTACTGCATCTCCAAATTTGCCGTGTATGGGATGACGAAGGTCTTGCGCGAGGAGCTGAAGGAGCATAATGTTCGCGTGACAGCCATACTTCCGGGAGCTACGCTTACGGCAAGCTGGGAAGGAGTAGACCTGCCACCGGAGCGTTTTATTAAGCCTGAGGATGTCGCTGTCTCGATTTACAATGCCTATACATTATCAGAAAGCAGCGTAGTAGAGGAGCTTTTGATCAGGCCGCAACTCGGCGATATTTAA
- a CDS encoding ABC transporter ATP-binding protein, with amino-acid sequence MIEIHNIHKSFNGRKVLDGISGVFETGKTNLLLGSSGTGKSVLLKCIVGLVKPDLGSVTFDGTYFTNNKLDIRQEIRRKIGMLFQGSALFDSMTVEENIEFPLKMLTEMSRSERLDRVNFCLQRVGLENANKKMPSELSGGMKKRVGIARAIAPNCTYLFCDEPNSGLDPQTSIKIDELIHEITEEYNITTIVVTHDMNSVIEIGDKIMFLYEGKKLWEGTSADIMENQVRELKDFIFANRLMRYAKKMEEQEEQQGL; translated from the coding sequence ATGATAGAGATACACAACATACATAAATCATTTAACGGCAGAAAGGTGCTGGATGGCATTAGTGGCGTCTTTGAAACCGGCAAAACAAACCTGCTGTTAGGCTCAAGCGGTACGGGTAAAAGCGTGCTGCTCAAGTGCATTGTAGGCCTGGTAAAACCCGACCTGGGCAGTGTAACCTTCGACGGAACATACTTTACCAACAACAAACTCGATATCCGGCAGGAGATCCGGCGTAAGATCGGCATGCTTTTCCAGGGTTCTGCCCTCTTCGATTCGATGACTGTGGAAGAGAACATAGAATTCCCGTTGAAAATGCTGACCGAAATGAGCCGGAGCGAGCGCCTGGACCGCGTCAATTTTTGTCTGCAGCGCGTAGGCCTGGAGAATGCGAATAAGAAAATGCCCTCGGAGCTCAGCGGCGGCATGAAAAAGCGTGTGGGCATTGCCCGCGCCATTGCGCCCAATTGTACGTACCTGTTTTGTGACGAACCGAACTCCGGCCTCGACCCGCAAACCTCGATTAAAATAGATGAGCTCATCCATGAGATCACTGAGGAGTATAATATTACAACTATTGTGGTAACCCACGACATGAACTCCGTGATTGAGATCGGCGACAAGATCATGTTCCTCTACGAGGGTAAAAAGCTATGGGAAGGCACCAGCGCCGATATTATGGAAAACCAGGTGCGGGAGCTGAAAGACTTTATTTTTGCCAACCGCTTGATGCGCTATGCCAAAAAGATGGAGGAACAGGAAGAACAGCAAGGGCTTTAA
- a CDS encoding Smr/MutS family protein, with translation MNVGDRVRLMSGREEGIITRILDNGIVEVAIDNDFTIPVSRREVVVIAAEEQKFMRQDDEAAFTPRKEAAAPVLATQGIYLALVHQSEELLAATIINNTDFDVLFTSGEEREKGYRGLQNDKLNPKNTRVIAHYHLKDFEKWPSLLIQFIQHRNGGTSLFEPVTKRVQFRANSFYKSKKMAPVLNKEAYLFQLDQKPVAIDTNKIREQLSDTPTQAEGFKLQAPEHEVDLHIDKLVEDHSGMSNSAMLKLQLERFQDALERAMAANMHEIIFIHGTGNGVLRKEIQKILSHTPGIRFFEDARKEKFGYGATLVRLR, from the coding sequence ATGAACGTAGGAGACCGCGTGCGACTGATGTCAGGCCGGGAAGAAGGCATCATCACCCGCATTTTAGATAACGGCATTGTAGAAGTAGCCATCGATAACGATTTTACTATCCCTGTATCACGCCGCGAAGTAGTGGTAATTGCTGCCGAAGAACAAAAATTTATGCGGCAGGATGATGAAGCTGCCTTCACGCCAAGGAAAGAGGCCGCTGCACCGGTGCTGGCTACGCAGGGCATTTACCTGGCCCTGGTACACCAATCAGAAGAGTTGCTGGCAGCTACTATTATCAACAATACCGACTTCGATGTGCTGTTTACCAGCGGCGAGGAGCGTGAAAAAGGGTACCGCGGTCTTCAAAACGATAAGCTGAACCCAAAGAATACGCGAGTAATAGCACATTACCATCTGAAAGACTTCGAGAAGTGGCCCAGCCTGCTGATCCAGTTCATCCAGCACCGTAACGGCGGCACTTCCCTTTTCGAGCCCGTAACCAAACGCGTGCAATTCCGGGCCAACTCCTTTTATAAGAGCAAAAAAATGGCGCCCGTTCTTAACAAAGAAGCCTACCTATTTCAGTTAGATCAGAAACCGGTAGCTATTGACACGAATAAGATAAGGGAGCAGCTAAGTGATACCCCCACCCAGGCAGAGGGCTTTAAGCTGCAGGCACCCGAGCACGAAGTAGACCTGCACATCGACAAGCTGGTAGAAGACCACAGTGGTATGAGCAACAGCGCCATGCTGAAACTACAACTGGAGCGTTTCCAGGATGCTTTGGAGCGAGCTATGGCTGCCAATATGCACGAGATCATTTTTATTCATGGCACCGGAAACGGAGTTTTACGCAAGGAGATCCAAAAGATCCTGAGCCATACGCCCGGTATCCGTTTCTTTGAAGATGCCCGCAAAGAGAAGTTTGGCTACGGCGCTACGCTGGTACGGTTAAGGTAG